The sequence below is a genomic window from Oreochromis aureus strain Israel breed Guangdong linkage group 12, ZZ_aureus, whole genome shotgun sequence.
GTGCATTTCAGAATGCTTAGCGGGGACATATTGCACTAATTTGCAAGTTTTATTCCTAGACTAACTTTGTAtaattcaaaataatccttatttagcTTCCCCTTCCCTTTAAGCCAGctgtcttctgattggttgctgtTTCCAATCAAAATCTTTGAAAGACATATCGTCTGGGCTTACTGGCCACAAGCAGAGCTGCGTACCTGTGATGACCATATTAGGCAAATAttctctcactgacatcattgAGAGGCAGAAGTAGAAAAAACTGTCTGAAGGCTTCACGCAACTGGATAttctgacctcattatttgaaacttggCTGATGTTTGGTATGAGCATTCGTATACAATATACGACTGAAAAGCTTCATCAGTTCTGTGCTACTATGTACGCAGAGGTTTTTAAAGCAGATCTATTGGTGGCTTAGCTCCTGGACCTGTGCACATTTAAACCTTCTACATTTAAATCTACTTGGCCCTCATCCTTGACTTCATCACGGTTTCCTCTGCCATGTTTATAGTGTTacttttaaactttgttttctCCCTAGATTCACAGCTTTTGAAAGTTGAGCTTCCCGTATACTGCAACCTCAGACAGCACGCGCTCAAAGGCAGCCATTGATCTACCAGTCAAAAGCAAAGCCTTGGAACTGCTCTCTGATCAACCATCCCACTCaccccctcctctctcctccctctctctctatctccaTCTCTTTCTGTTACCCTCTGTGGCAGGGAGCATCACTCCACGCATCCGAACTCCTGAAACTGGGTCAGACGACGCCATTAGGAATATCCTGGAGCAGGCTAAGAAGGAGATCCAGTCCCAGAGGGGTGAGGATGAAGCTTCGAGTCATAAGTCATAGTTAAAAGCCctattgattgtttttttttctatgcacAATGAGTTCTATTATCTATTTTGATCAGTACTTGAATGCATCTAGATAAGAAGGGAAAGGTGATTTGAGTGTGCGTCAGTGTcagcatgtgtgtttttcttgtttagGTGATGGCAAGTCATCTCTAAACAGCTCATCAGGCAGAAGCAGTAACGGGCCTGGCAGCAGCTCTGACGAAACCATAAAGAGCATCCTCGAACAGGCCAGGAGGGAGATGGAAGCTCAGCAGCAGGCCCTGATGGAGATGGAAGTGTGCGGCAGGGCTTCGACTGCTAGCTCAGGAGTTCAGGTGGAACGTCTGGGGCCCCCTGAGCGCTCCAGGGGCCTGCCTTTACCCGTCTCCATCAAGCAGGAGGAAGGGGGCTGCATTACAGTGTGCACAGCCAACCCCGTGAGCAGCCCCCAGACACCCCTCAGCGTCCTCTCCCCTGCCGCTTTCGTCCAGAACATTATCCGCAAAGTCAAATCAGAAATTGGCGAAGCGGGCACCTACTTCGATCAGCACTGGTCTCAGGAGCGGGGATCTATGGTGCTCGGTGGTGGAAGCAGCTCTCGGCCCTTCAGCTCGGTCTCCCCTTCcttgtcttcctcctcctccgggCCCTCCACCTTACCCCGACCGTGGCTGCGTCTGGAGAACGGCGAGGGTCTCCCCAACAGTGAGGAGGCCTCTGCTGCCGAGGACGAGCTGGGCCTGAGCCGGCCGGTGGAGGTGAAGGTGGAGTCAGATACCTCGGTAAGCGGGGAGTCCCCAGGACCCGGCCCGGGACGCCTTTCCTATTATCCAGCATATATCCCCCGTGCACTGAAGCCCACCGTGCCCCCGCTGACACCAGAGCAGTATGAGATGTACATGTACCGGGAGGTGGACACCATCGAGCTGACCCGGCAGGTGAAGGAGAAGCTGGCAAAGAACGGCATCTGTCAGAGGATCTTTGGTGAAAAGGTCAGATGTTGGCCTTTCACATTAACACATACTGCAAACGAAACAGCCTGCAaatacaaaagaagaaaaatgataTTAAGGATAGAATTTTAGTTTAAACTGAATATGTTTTCATGGCAATTGTAATCATAAAATTCATCTTATCTCTATAGACAGCAAATGTAAGCAGCAGCACATATATAATGAGAATTTGTCAGGATTTTCAGAGCATGTGAAATATTAGACTGAGGTGATCTCAgtaaacataaaacacattttaattatgttaaaaaaaaaactcatccATGTGGAAAAGTAATGGACTCCTTTTAAACCTAATAACAGGTCCCGGCACTTTAGTAGCCATATCTGCAGCTCAGAGCTTTGCATAATACGGTGCCGGTATTTGACATCGCTGTGAAAGAATTTTAGCCTGCTCTTTAGAATTTCTTGCAGCAGACTTGACATAATAATGTGAAGTCTTGACATTATATGCCCTGTAAGAAAACGGTTAAAAGTTTGCCATTTTATTACTTTCTGCATACAACATTGTCCTAAAAAGCCTTCAGGTGCTTTTCCCCATATGTCAGACAGCAATAGATTCTGCTTTGCTGCTCTTCCTTTGAATCCTAGTTTCTCGCATCTCTTTCTTAACCATCAACATTTTTAGCTGAGAGGCTTGCGTTTGGTTGAGCTGTCATTCGTGCCCTTGAAAAACCTTTTAGAGGCTGCCCGCAAGTTTTACCATACCACATTATTCTCCCTAGCTGTCACAGTGGTTTGGGAGGGCTTTCCAGAATGAGGCATCTGAGCAGCTCATCTCTTTCAGAGTTACATTTGTGGTGCagtgtgcttgtgggacttttgtgGTGTGAACCTGAGGGAAATACGGCTATTTTTTGTTAATTCATTAATTTTTATCGGGTGTTCCTTAAATGAATAACGTTATAATCTCAGTCTTATCAAATCCCATGGAGCATCAAATGTCCAGTGATGTTTTCTGGGGTTTCTGATTAGCGCCTCTGTTATATCTGAATTTGGTTGAAGAGTGAAATGTAAATTTTTGAGAATTTTTCAAAATTTAGTTAAATTTGGTTGATAAATTGTTGtgataaaacagcaataaagCACTCAAGGTTCttagactaaaaaaaaaaaatatatatattatagaGGCCTCAATGCAATCAAACTTTATTGCTGGGACAGCccggtggtgcagtggttttTACTGCTGCACGGCTGAAAGGTTCTGAGTTTGAATCATCTGGTGAAACATTCTTTCACTTTTCAGCCAAAGTCATCTTTTCACCAACTCTTTGCTGAGCAGAACGTGTTAGTTTTTCTTCACCCAGGTGTTATATTTTCtgtgacaaacacacagaagattaaatcatttttttaaaaaacggtgtgttcagaacactgtgttttatttgcattttcccTGAAATGAGCTACTGAAGACTCTGTATCGGTTTTGTTAGTTCAAGCCCCAGAAAGTGTGCCTTTATTGTCGTTAAAATCCCTCTGGGTGTCTTCCTAGGCAGCCTTTGTGATATATCACTTTATTCTGTCTGGAGTGGATAAAATATAACGGGTGTCACAAAGGTTTTTCAGAGTGATATGAAAGGTGCTGTCTTCCTTCTCTGCTGTGTTGATATGACTGTTGTAAAATATCTTTAATGCGATTCCCACTAAAGCTGAAGACGGTGcagcagtttttttattttttaaaatatacgaTCTTgtgagaaaaaaggaagaaaatttaTCGTTACAGAAATTTGCGTATTTGAATCGCAGAAATATAAATCACATATGAAAATTCATACTGATCAAATATGAGGTGTGCTGCAAGTCGAACTTAAACCATTAACCATGAAGATTTATAGTACATTGTCTCCCTCCAGTGGTTGTATGGGGAAAGTGCATGACCAAATAGTTTTCCATCTTTCACAATAATAACTTGGAGCTTCAGTCATTTCTGTGCAACATATACATTTGATGTGAGTAATGACATAGATAGTGTGtctaattaaaaggtaaatataTCAACCAGTGTTTGTGTTCCAGGTGCTGGGGCTTTCTCAGGGCAGCGTGAGCGATATGCTGTCTCGGCCCAAACCCTGGAGCAAGCTGACCCAGAAAGGCAGGGAGCCCTTCATCCGTATGCAGCTGTGGTTACTGGATCAGCTAGGACAGAGCCTTAACCAGCCCCCAAACCAGGGCCACACTCAGGGTGAGTCTGCATTTCACAACACACGCTTGAGAATATCTAGACTCCTTGAGAAACTTTGCaactaataaaaacaaacaaaaacacagacgcACAGCTTACAAAGTCAACTGTATTTATTTGATTGGTGTGACTATTCTTTCCTACTTACAGATAAAAGCCCAGTGACGGCCCAGTCCTCACCATCCCCACCTCCCAGCCCAGCGGACAGCCACCCAAGTCCCCTGGTAGAGCCTGTGAGTCTCTCCCTGGAGAGCAGTAAAGAGAACCAGCAGCCAGAGGGCCTGAGCTTGGGATTGTCCACCAACCCAGAGGGAGTGAAATCCACTCCCAGCCTCATGACCTTGCATCAGCCCACAAACCCACTGGGCATCCAGGAGCTGGTGGCCATGTCTCCGGAGCTAGATACTTATGCCATCACCAAGAAGGTCAAAGAGGTGCTAACAGATAATAACTTAGGTGGGTCTGAGTTCACAACTTGGGATAAAAAACCCCGCAAAACACTTCTTGAAGACACCATAGCAACTATACACCTGTGTATATTTGTTCTCCGCAGGCCAGCGTCTTTTTGGGGAGACCATCCTGGGCCTGACGCAGGGCTCGGTGTCTGACCTGCTCTCCAGACCCAAACCATGGCACAAGCTCAGTCTGAAAGGCAGGGAGCCCTTCGTCCGCATGCAGCTGTGGCTCAATGATCCTCACAATGTAGACAAGCTGAGAGCAATGAAAAAGATGGAGAAGAAAGGTGGGAACCAGAGTCTACTCTGTAATATGATGGGAGAGATGATTCTGACACGTTTGTAATCTCCATACTCTTCATGTTTCTGTCTGCCCTCCAGCCTATTTGAAGAGGCGATATGGCCTGCTGAGCACCGGCTCGGACAGCGACTCGCCCAGCACTCGCTCTGAGTGTGTGAGTCCGGCTTTGGCCTCTCTGGATTTGTGCCCCTACAGCCAGGCGAAGAAGCCTCGGGTGGTGCTGGGAGCCGAAGAGAAAGATGCCCTGAGGAAGGCCTACCTTTTAGAGCCCTACCCTTCTCAAAACACCATCGAGATGCTGGCGTCGCAGCTCAACCTCAAAACCAACACCGTCATCAACTGGTTTCATAACTACAGGCCAGTCCTTTATAACCTTTACAAATggctgtttttgctgtttttattattactgtACATTTACTTTAGATGGACAGCTCACACTACATTCAAAATCAGTTCTTctctggcctccagagctgtgTTGTCCAGTGTTAAAGAGAACTGCTATAGAGCCATTTCTTGAATAATATGGCAACAGACATTACAGAAATTTCATTTAGGAACTATTTTCTTTCTATTGTCTACATCCAGTAGAAGGAAAATAGGCAAATAGACGtgtatttttttatctttttgagTAATCAAGTCCTGATTTCTGAAATGTAAAACCTAAAGAGCCAAAGGAAGAATATGTAAATCTAATTTTGTGATAAACTGTCTCTTACACTTCAACTGAAATCTGATTTAGAGAGTAAACTTTAGTCTCTAAAGTCTCTTTCAGTCAATGTCTAACTGTGGTATTTGTGTGCAGGTCCAGGATGCGACGGGAGGTGCTGATGGAGGGTCTGCCAGACAATGACACGGATGCTGAGCACCACAGCTACTCCCCCTCAGTGACACGGAGCCCTCACTCTGacggagaggagaggaggctgCAGCAGCCCTCAGGACACATCCATTCCAGCCTTCCTCTTAGTGCCAACACCTCACTGCCTCATGTCAAACAGGAGGCATTAGACAGGGAAGATGACGCAGAGGAGGGAAGGGAAAGCTCGGCGAAACAGTCCAGGGTTCAGTGTTTTCCAACAGCCGTGCCGCTCCCGCAGTTGAAAAGTGAGCACGAGGACTCCATCGCGGGCTGTCGCGAGCCCCACTTGGCAGGCCAGAGCCTGAGGCAGGAAGAAGGTCAGGGTCTCTACCCTGGAGGGCTCTCCGTAGACGGTCCACAGAGAACCAATCAGACCAGGCACGAGGGGGAAGACTCCGGAAAGTCACCCGTCGACCCGGTCAGCTTCAAGGCTTCGTCAGAGCCCTGCCGCAGCAGCCTGGAGGTCTCCCTCAACTCGCCCTCTGCTGCATCCTCACCTGGCCTCATGATGTCAGTGTCGCCCGTTCCCTCCTCCTCTGCGCCCATATCGCCCTCGCTGCCCAACCCTCCATCGACGAGCACCAGTCACAGCCTGGACCCTAACCCGCCCCCTCCCTTCCAAAGTCCCAAACTCAACAGGAGCACTCAGAGACGCACGGAGAAAATGGCCAACCTCAATAACATCATCCACAGGTTAGAGAGAGCAGCCAATCGAGAAGAGACTCTGGAATGGGAGTTTTAAGTCCACTTTAGGTGTATCCAAACCTTTGCGCCACACAGGAGAGTCTCAGAAGCTTCCTGACGTCTTTAAATGGAGCGTGGCTCCTGAAGGCCTGTCCTCCAAGAATGATAACTCACAGGAAATGGGAACACGGAGCTAATCATACGGTTGAATTCCCTACAAGAACTTGAGAGTTGAAAAAAAATTTATAAATGTgtattagtttgtttgtttttttccttttgataaTGCATACTACTTTGAAATATATGTGACAGCACTAGCTGTCGTTTTACTTATTGGACTTGACatgaagacttttgcagctATGGTGTCATCAAATGTACACTGAAGTTCTGTAGATTGCCACTGGGTGAGATTAAAAGAAGACCCCTGTCTTAAGCCATTAAAAGCACTATAACTATTTGAAAAGAGACACTGACCAAATTTGCTACTTTTTGAATAGCAATTTTTCAGATTTTGTCTGTAAGACTGGACAGTTTAAGTCAAGTAACATGAAATCCTATTACTGACTGAGGGATAGTCCTTTAAGACTCTAAATATTCAACATCTTGTATGTACTTAGTTTCCTGGTGATatgttttgaaatatttgtaACTCACTCGTATAAAATGTGGTTGTACATGTTGTAGAATTGTCTGCAATAGCCTTCTCTAAACCTGATGTAGCATGGTACTCACCTGACCCTGTTTATCCTCTGTAGTTAGTCACCTGTGATTATACTTGAGCGAAAACacgagaaaaaagaaaaaagttgaaaaccctgcaaaaaacgagaaaaaaaaggaaatgttaaACCTAATGAGTAGAGTACTTTTGAagtgtttttggtttctttAGTTTGCTTTGAATAATCCTCGAGGTTTACAGTTTAGGGCCCTTGTGCTTTTGGTAGTGAGTGCAACAGTCACTTCGCACGAGCACAGTTTACACGATTTCTTTCAGACTTACCTCGCTGACTCTCTAAGGCACTGGTTCTCAGACTGTAACGGGCCAAGACACAGGACACCCAGTTTACCTCAGATTATGTTGATGCACATCATGCGATGACCATGCGTTCCATTCTTTTGCATAAACACGACGCACACTTGTTTGGACCGACGGAGGGAAGGCGCTGGCGTATCATGCTTCGGGTGCGAGCTCACGCCTCAGAGGGTCAAACAATGAAGCGAGTGGTGGTGGCGATTGGGGGGCTGGGGGGTTACGAGataaatctgctgctgttcgtCCCTTTGTATGTGTTATGGAGTAACACCTGATTGATTGCACATTCTGAAAATCTGCGTTTTACTGTAAATGATACGGAACAAAACACCTCAAGCACTGAGATGCTGTTTAGCTAGGCCACCCCTGCTCTGCGTTGATCTACTTTGAGGCTGAAGTTCCCAGTGTTTAAAAGCATGATACGTACAGTGTGACCTCTCATCAGTCTGTAAGTATGCTATATTCAAGAACACAAAAGGTTACAGGTATCCCCTCATATTATCTTTGACCACGTGTGTATTGTGTCTGTAGACGTTTCTTTGTCATGCTTGCAAGATGTTCTTTATGTATTTTGCCTCTATTTTATACTCAGAACAGTTAACTAGATATTCAATACCTCGTGTATGAAGTACTTACAGCACTTAGATTTTTTTGATAATTGTGAGGACTCAAGaaaaatttcaaatatcaacATTATCCTAACTTAGTGTCCACAAGTCTTTGCCTTTACTGTATCGTTGAAGTTGGTAGTGAACACTTGCACATGTCTACATAGTTCAGAGGACTTGGATTGTATTATGTAGAGATATATATTACAcaattactaaaaaaaaatactatctTACATTCTTGGAAC
It includes:
- the cux2b gene encoding homeobox protein cut-like 2, producing the protein MAADVGSMFQYWKKFDLRRLQRELNSVASELAGRQEESEHSHKHLVELSREFKRNVPEEVREMVAPVLKSFQAQVVALNKRSKEAESAFLGIYKQLIEAPDPAPVLEASHSLEERLQQLQSSAPDSEALVREISGYWKKHLECLEKTEPTEDDQAISDTAVNKEAPESSSPAALMTPNSTPASGAPDSPQQNHRDRANDGGEEEESADVSLADRLSEAEEKIKVLHSSLNTAQTELLELRCKYNQEMTNKAEEVDGIMASLEKANQRAEMAQREVERLKEQLSSGHGVTAGSCHPAEGTSREKNEKGEVLPSQLEAALLAKDREILRLLENIQRLQFTLQEVQETSANQILELERQLAYKTEAIERLEAKLQSQMDYEEIKTELSILKVMKLASANGSSSQDSAKAAEALLLDKEAFLPSHKYLVDKTRILHSNDDDHSEDAGREIGRPPGSHSSSSQVDSRASPSPGPPTLDRSSSSHDLPRPFSVSPCSGDRLSGDHILHKQLLSPHFKKDGLMAFPTALYAAKVALMSASQGPVGAGSVDAGLPSDQSESGSSTAGDDDQLDTAEIAFQVKEQLLKHNIGQRVFGHYVLGLSQGSVSEILARPKPWRKLTVKGKEPFIKMKQFLSDEQNILALRTIQVRQRGSITPRIRTPETGSDDAIRNILEQAKKEIQSQRGDGKSSLNSSSGRSSNGPGSSSDETIKSILEQARREMEAQQQALMEMEVCGRASTASSGVQVERLGPPERSRGLPLPVSIKQEEGGCITVCTANPVSSPQTPLSVLSPAAFVQNIIRKVKSEIGEAGTYFDQHWSQERGSMVLGGGSSSRPFSSVSPSLSSSSSGPSTLPRPWLRLENGEGLPNSEEASAAEDELGLSRPVEVKVESDTSVSGESPGPGPGRLSYYPAYIPRALKPTVPPLTPEQYEMYMYREVDTIELTRQVKEKLAKNGICQRIFGEKVLGLSQGSVSDMLSRPKPWSKLTQKGREPFIRMQLWLLDQLGQSLNQPPNQGHTQDKSPVTAQSSPSPPPSPADSHPSPLVEPVSLSLESSKENQQPEGLSLGLSTNPEGVKSTPSLMTLHQPTNPLGIQELVAMSPELDTYAITKKVKEVLTDNNLGQRLFGETILGLTQGSVSDLLSRPKPWHKLSLKGREPFVRMQLWLNDPHNVDKLRAMKKMEKKAYLKRRYGLLSTGSDSDSPSTRSECVSPALASLDLCPYSQAKKPRVVLGAEEKDALRKAYLLEPYPSQNTIEMLASQLNLKTNTVINWFHNYRSRMRREVLMEGLPDNDTDAEHHSYSPSVTRSPHSDGEERRLQQPSGHIHSSLPLSANTSLPHVKQEALDREDDAEEGRESSAKQSRVQCFPTAVPLPQLKSEHEDSIAGCREPHLAGQSLRQEEGQGLYPGGLSVDGPQRTNQTRHEGEDSGKSPVDPVSFKASSEPCRSSLEVSLNSPSAASSPGLMMSVSPVPSSSAPISPSLPNPPSTSTSHSLDPNPPPPFQSPKLNRSTQRRTEKMANLNNIIHRLERAANREETLEWEF